A stretch of the Corylus avellana chromosome ca6, CavTom2PMs-1.0 genome encodes the following:
- the LOC132184942 gene encoding wall-associated receptor kinase 2-like, whose product MGLSGKLLQIIALPGVVIIIFAIVAAAAAAATTASIPTKPTPGCPRHCGDVEIPFPFGFTEGCYLDESFRITCENSSTSNSPMIGNIRVRNISTDTHEILVMNWVGRECYQSNNSYYTNLTLPQYTISNSKNRFTVIGCDTIAFLSGFQNGEEFKIGCSSQCPTPTNVGNGSCSGVGCCELRFPYGVKNISIQVQSFNNHENVRNFNPCGYAFVVEKGQFNFSATYLQNYTNQTVPLVLDWAVGNLTCDKAQKEPNFACKNINTTTECINILGGYRCKCKQGYRGNPYLQGLGGCQDIDECLEGTHNCTNQHCFNIPGNYTCGDCKDGEGCPVDDVPPPIIGVVPPPIIGVVIGIGIGLTSTLGGSWWLYLEFQARISIKLKVNFFRQNGGSDLEKHLQRSTAKKAKIFTSEELKEAINNYDMRRIIGKGGYKGFLPDNTIVIKKSKTVDPDQANQFIKGIIQLSKIDHKNVVKLLGCCLETEVPVLVYEFVSERTLFEYIHGEDNTSTKRWETYLRIAVETADALSYLHSLDIIHGDVKPSNILLGDNFTAKISNFGISKLVPHDQNDVDTVVQGIHGYLDPEYLLTNQLTKKSDVYSFGVVLAALLTDVAPSTRSKKRRMVLAELLTDVAPSTRSPSTRPKKRRNVVMHFLFNNFLSLLKEILLSELLGYDIGEEGNKGVDEEGNKGVDEEGKGVDEEGNKDIDEEGNKGVDEEGKGVDEEGNKDIDEEGNKEQIKEVVKLVKMCLRLEGDERPTIYGEIEK is encoded by the exons ATGGGGTTGAGTGGGAAGCTTTTGCAGATAATAGCACTGCCTGGAGTAGTGATCATAATATTTGCAATTGTGGCGgcggcagcagcagcagcaacaacagcAAGTATTCCAACTAAGCCCACGCCTGGCTGCCCCAGGCACTGTGGAGATGTAGAAATTCCATTCCCATTTGGCTTCACTGAGGGCTGCTATCTGGATGAAAGTTTTCGTATCACATGCGAAAACTCTTCGACATCAAATTCACCAATGATAGGTAATATCCGTGTAAGAAATATATCCACCGACACTCATGAGATTCTTGTCATGAATTGGGTAGGCCGAGAGTGTTACCAATCCAACAACAGTTATTACACGAACCTCACGTTGCCCCAGTACACCATTTCCAACAGCAAAAATAGGTTCACTGTTATCGGCTGTGACACTATCGCATTCCTCAGTGGGTTCCAAAATGGAGAAGAGTTCAAGATTGGGTGCTCATCCCAATGCCCTACCCCTACCAATGTGGGGAATGGGTCTTGCTCTGGCGTTGGGTGTTGCGAGTTAAGGTTTCCGTATGGAGTCAAAAATATTAGTATTCAAGTACAGAGCTTTAATAATCACGAAAATGTTCGGAACTTCAATCCTTGCGGCTATGCTTTTGTTGTCGAGAAAGGCCAGTTCAACTTCTCCGCCACTTATCTCCAAAATTATACCAACCAAACGGTTCCATTGGTGCTTGATTGGGCAGTTGGCAATCTCACATGTGACAAAGCTCAGAAGGAACCGAACTTCGCATGTAAGAATATTAATACTACTACTGAATGCATTAATATCCTGGGCGGGTACCGTTGCAAGTGCAAGCAAGGTTACCGAGGGAACCCATACCTCCAAGGCCTTGGGGGTTGCCAAG ACATTGACGAATGTTTGGAAGGGACTCATAATTGCACGAACCAGCACTGTTTCAACATACCAGGCAATTATACATGTGGTGATTGTAAAGATGGTGAAGGTTGTCCTGTAGACGATGTCCCACCCCCAATTATTGGGGTTGTCCCACCCCCAATTATTGGGGTTGTCATTG GGATTGGCATTGGCTTAACTTCTACACTTGGGGGTAGCTGGTGGCTGTACTTGGAATTCCAGGCAAGAATATCTATTAAGCTTAAAGTAAACTTCTTTCGCCAAAATGGGGGTTCAGACTTAGAAAAGCATCTCCAACGATCCACCGCTAAAAAGGCCAAAATCTTTACTTCTGAAGAGTTGAAGGAGGCTATCAACAACTATGACATGCGTAGGATCATTGGCAAAGGAGGTTACAAAGGATTTTTACCAGATAATACAATTGTTATCAAGAAGTCCAAGACAGTGGATCCAGACCAAGCTAACCAGTTCATTAAGGGAATTATTCAACTCTCTAAAATTGACCATAAGAATGTTGTCAAACTCTTGGGCTGTTGTTTAGAGACGGAAGTTCCTGTGCTAGTCTACGAATTTGTCTCAGAACGTACACTCTTTGAGTATATACATGGTGAAGACAACACATCCACCAAACGATGGGAAACCTATCTAAGAATAGCTGTAGAAACTGCGGATGCACTATCGTATCTACACTCTTTAGATATAATTCATGGAGATGTCAAGCCCTCAAACATACTGCTTGGTGATAATTTCACTGCGAAAATCTCCAACTTTGGAATTTCAAAATTGGTTCCCCACGATCAAAATGATGTAGATACTGTAGTGCAAGGAATTCATGGATACTTGGATCCTGAATATTTACTGACGAACCAATTGACAAAGAAAagtgatgtttatagctttggagtggTCCTTGCGGCGCTACTAACAGATGTAGCTCCATCCACTAGgtccaagaaaagaagaatggTCCTCGCGGAGCTACTAACAGATGTAGCTCCATCCACTAGGTCTCCATCCACTAGgcccaagaaaagaagaaatgttgttatgcattttcttttcaataattttctttctttattgaaAGAGATTCTATTGTCTGAACTTCTTGGTTATGATATAGGTGAAGAAGGGAATAAGGGTGTGGATGAAGAAGGGAATAAGGGTGTGGATGAAGAAGGGAAGGGTGTGGATGAAGAAGGGAATAAGGATATAGATGAAGAAGGGAATAAGGGTGTGGATGAAGAAGGGAAGGGTGTGGATGAAGAAGGGAATAAGGATATAGATGAAGAAGGGAATAAGGAGCAAATCAAGGAAGTCGTTAAACTTGTAAAGATGTGCTTAAGATTGGAAGGGGATGAGAGGCCTACTATATATggagaaattgaaaaatga